A stretch of Candidatus Vicinibacter affinis DNA encodes these proteins:
- a CDS encoding undecaprenyl-diphosphate phosphatase, giving the protein MSEYLIILILGIVQGLTEFLPVSSDGHLELAKYFLGDHSSAVDSLQLTVILHMATALSIIFVFRKRIVELIKGLFSASDTASKTFSIRIIISMIPAAIVGLFFEKQVSELFNGKIMFVACMILTNGLILMLGHYRTLATGGNSSWKSFLMGFSQAIAILPGISRSGSTIATASLVNFERNEAISFSFLMVVPLILGKIAKDILEGGLMVSSYSLSAVLLGFITAFLTGVLACGWMLSLVRNTKMNYFAWYCIILGAGLILYLLLNR; this is encoded by the coding sequence ATGTCCGAATATCTGATTATTTTGATCCTGGGCATTGTTCAGGGATTGACCGAATTTTTGCCGGTGAGTTCTGACGGACATCTTGAATTAGCTAAATATTTTCTGGGGGATCATTCCTCTGCGGTGGACAGTCTTCAACTCACCGTTATTCTACACATGGCAACTGCACTCAGCATAATTTTTGTTTTCAGAAAAAGAATTGTTGAATTGATCAAAGGCTTGTTCTCCGCTTCAGATACAGCCTCCAAAACTTTCAGTATCCGCATCATTATTTCGATGATCCCGGCCGCTATTGTTGGACTTTTCTTTGAAAAACAAGTGAGTGAATTGTTCAATGGTAAAATCATGTTTGTAGCGTGTATGATCCTGACAAACGGTTTGATCCTAATGCTGGGACACTACAGAACTTTAGCCACAGGAGGCAACAGTAGCTGGAAATCATTTCTGATGGGCTTCAGCCAGGCGATTGCCATTCTACCCGGAATCAGTCGTTCCGGCAGTACCATCGCCACTGCAAGTCTTGTGAATTTTGAAAGAAATGAGGCCATCAGTTTTTCGTTTTTGATGGTTGTTCCATTAATCCTGGGTAAAATCGCCAAAGATATTTTGGAGGGTGGTTTGATGGTTTCTTCCTATTCTCTTTCTGCTGTTTTGCTGGGATTCATCACTGCTTTTTTAACCGGAGTGTTGGCATGCGGATGGATGCTCTCTCTGGTAAGGAACACTAAAATGAATTATTTTGCCTGGTATTGCATCATTCTTGGTGCGGGACTGATCTTATATCTCCTTTTAAATCGTTGA
- the gldG gene encoding gliding motility-associated ABC transporter substrate-binding protein GldG, with translation MGIINKIQGSFKVIFLTGILIFINVLGSFFFGSVDLTEEKRFTLTPSTKNIIRNVPEVVLVRVLLEGEFPAGFKKLQQSTKELLDQFRAESGYIEYQFEDPNDGSIQEINARREELKKDGLVPTNLMVRTGTENKEQLIYPYAIFNFAQKKIAINLLEHSADQDQETNLSNSISLLEYKFANALQKLQHQEKKNILLSTGHGELEKEQTKALVLQLSSFYNVGYINLDSNYNLKKEIDLLIIARPTIPFSEKNKFALDQYLMNGGKIIYLVDGMSISLDTLSTRTEYIPEPLDVNLSDLFFEYGLRIEPNLVLDLECSRIPQVIGNQGGKPQIELFPWYYHPLVASKSTHPIVNNIDRISLEFPSSIDTLKTKTSLKKTVLIQSSQYSRYQLSPMKVGFDILRYKADPDKFNKPFLPIGVLVEGEFSSLFENRVSEELKSQLTSLGMDYKSKSSPTSILLVSDGDLIRNLYDKETGKFAPLGYNKWEKTSFNGNKDFILNSIEYMIAPDNVLSARAKEIKLRMLDKVKAEKEKGKWQFFNIGLPVILIIIFGLLNQFIRRKKYIKPLNI, from the coding sequence GTGGGCATTATCAATAAAATCCAGGGATCTTTTAAGGTCATCTTCTTGACCGGCATTTTGATTTTTATCAATGTGCTGGGATCTTTCTTTTTTGGGTCAGTGGATCTCACAGAAGAAAAAAGATTTACACTTACTCCTTCTACCAAAAATATTATCCGAAATGTACCGGAGGTAGTACTCGTCCGGGTATTACTTGAAGGAGAGTTTCCTGCAGGTTTTAAGAAACTCCAACAAAGCACCAAAGAATTGCTTGATCAGTTCAGAGCCGAATCAGGTTATATTGAGTATCAGTTCGAAGATCCTAATGATGGATCCATTCAAGAGATAAATGCCAGAAGAGAAGAACTTAAAAAAGATGGTTTGGTTCCTACCAATCTTATGGTTCGAACGGGAACTGAAAATAAAGAACAATTGATCTATCCTTACGCAATTTTTAATTTCGCCCAAAAAAAAATTGCCATCAACCTTTTAGAACACTCAGCTGATCAGGACCAGGAAACCAATCTGAGCAATTCAATTAGTTTGTTGGAATATAAATTTGCAAACGCCTTGCAAAAGTTACAACACCAGGAGAAAAAAAACATTCTTCTTTCAACAGGACATGGTGAACTGGAAAAAGAACAAACCAAAGCATTGGTACTGCAACTCAGCTCCTTTTATAATGTTGGTTACATCAATTTGGACAGTAATTACAACCTTAAAAAAGAAATTGACTTACTCATTATAGCGAGACCTACCATTCCGTTTTCAGAAAAAAATAAATTTGCTTTAGATCAGTACCTGATGAATGGTGGAAAAATCATTTATCTGGTGGATGGCATGTCAATCTCTTTAGACACTTTAAGTACCCGAACAGAATACATTCCGGAACCACTCGATGTTAATCTTTCAGATTTGTTTTTTGAATATGGACTCCGAATTGAACCCAACCTTGTACTGGATCTGGAATGCAGCAGAATTCCACAGGTCATCGGAAACCAGGGAGGCAAGCCACAAATCGAATTATTTCCTTGGTATTATCATCCGCTGGTCGCTTCAAAATCAACACATCCCATTGTAAATAATATTGACCGGATTAGTCTGGAATTTCCTTCATCGATTGATACCCTCAAAACAAAAACATCCTTGAAGAAAACGGTACTCATACAGTCTTCTCAATACAGCCGATATCAGTTATCTCCCATGAAAGTTGGGTTTGACATATTGAGGTATAAAGCAGATCCAGATAAATTCAACAAACCATTCTTACCCATTGGAGTTTTGGTAGAAGGTGAGTTTTCTTCGCTGTTTGAAAACAGGGTAAGCGAAGAACTAAAATCTCAACTCACAAGCCTTGGTATGGACTACAAATCAAAATCAAGTCCTACTTCCATTTTGCTGGTATCGGATGGAGATCTGATACGAAATTTATACGACAAAGAAACAGGCAAGTTCGCACCATTGGGTTACAACAAATGGGAAAAAACCAGTTTCAACGGCAATAAGGATTTTATTTTAAACAGTATTGAATACATGATTGCACCGGATAATGTTCTGAGTGCAAGAGCGAAAGAAATTAAATTGAGAATGTTGGACAAAGTGAAAGCTGAGAAAGAAAAAGGTAAATGGCAATTTTTCAATATTGGATTACCGGTTATCTTAATTATCATCTTCGGCCTTCTCAATCAATTTATTCGCAGAAAAAAATACATTAAACCCCTGAACATATGA
- a CDS encoding glycosyltransferase, which yields MKPISICITTTSDIGFDQRLQRVSNTLVELGYRVTILYRSKSSIKKSITDRYSFEHPAITLILISTWFQSSFLFYSEYNIRLLWKLMGLSPNWVYAVDADTLLASTVFKKIKRGKLIFDAHEFFEESPEIIDKKFIRKTWSNIIHWGTANADLCLSVAPILSEVLSKKYKVKFHSIRNLPTKKIFPNTYTDRPKVIWYQGVLNIGRGLELMIEAMLSLPEYECWIAGDGDISDQLHKLAEKLNLGARIKFFGKLTPEELALLNTKALIGINLLEGKSLNYYYSLANKTFDYIQAGLPTLHMNFPEYQNLIAEYPVGILLSECTPEEISASVKSLEDPTLYHQMFLACQQAANVLVWDNESGILVELLQNLENKNEDPSSLQPK from the coding sequence TTGAAACCCATTTCAATTTGTATTACCACCACTTCCGACATTGGATTTGACCAACGACTGCAAAGGGTTTCCAACACATTGGTGGAACTCGGATACCGGGTAACCATTCTATACAGGTCCAAATCCTCCATAAAAAAATCAATAACAGATCGCTACTCCTTTGAGCATCCGGCCATCACTTTAATCCTCATATCCACCTGGTTCCAATCTTCATTTCTTTTTTATTCGGAGTACAATATTCGGTTGCTATGGAAATTGATGGGCCTCTCACCAAACTGGGTCTATGCGGTAGATGCAGACACCTTATTGGCTTCAACGGTCTTCAAAAAAATTAAAAGGGGCAAACTCATTTTTGACGCCCATGAATTTTTTGAAGAAAGCCCTGAAATAATTGATAAAAAATTCATTCGCAAAACATGGTCAAATATTATCCATTGGGGAACGGCTAATGCTGATTTATGTTTGTCTGTAGCTCCCATCTTATCTGAAGTACTGAGCAAAAAATATAAAGTAAAATTTCATTCAATCAGGAATCTACCAACCAAGAAAATCTTTCCGAATACTTACACTGATCGACCAAAAGTGATTTGGTATCAAGGGGTTTTAAATATAGGCAGAGGCCTGGAATTAATGATTGAAGCCATGCTTTCACTGCCTGAATATGAGTGTTGGATTGCGGGAGACGGGGACATCTCTGATCAACTACATAAACTTGCAGAAAAGCTTAATTTAGGAGCCCGGATAAAATTCTTTGGAAAGTTAACACCTGAAGAACTTGCATTACTAAATACCAAAGCACTAATTGGGATCAATTTGTTGGAAGGCAAGAGTTTGAATTATTACTATTCCCTGGCCAATAAAACCTTTGACTACATTCAGGCAGGGTTACCCACTCTTCACATGAACTTTCCGGAATATCAAAATCTGATAGCAGAATATCCTGTTGGAATTCTACTGTCGGAATGTACCCCGGAAGAAATTTCAGCTTCAGTGAAATCCTTAGAAGATCCTACTCTCTATCATCAAATGTTTCTTGCCTGCCAACAAGCTGCGAATGTTTTGGTTTGGGATAATGAGTCTGGTATTCTGGTAGAATTGCTGCAAAATCTGGAAAACAAAAATGAAGATCCCTCATCGCTCCAACCAAAATAA
- a CDS encoding S8 family serine peptidase: MTGFRTLVFIFLSCIAFILPLHLSAQALTHRQGELIVKLNSGSNPRLFLRNRLKARSSNGELRLKKVLSEDWNILLLEFDFTLFRPEDIIAELSKDPEVLAVQKNKLLQLRKSPNDTYFFRQWHHLNTGSEGGLPGVDFDSDLAWDLNTGGLTELGDTIVLCIIDDGLDIAHYDIKGNLWRNYQEIPDNKLDDDQNGYVDDYYGWNSYKDGGNFDPGFHGTPVCGIAAATGNNNLGVCGINWKVKLMFVAGGGDEANAILSYTYPWKARKAYNQSNGKQGAFVVATNSSWGSDYGMPEEAPIWCAVYDSLGAEGILNAASTTNLDLNVDEDGDLPTTCESDYLITVTSMDWFDQKDPTAGYGNKSIDLGAYGENVYTISPSNGLRSFSGTSAAAPQVAGAIALLYSIPCNNLAQLARSNPGTAALSVKSLILSNCKKIASLQAITVSGGVLNLGSAANAVQPFELHSELNKIEFRRSVPLGLLPVSIELRKKGATNWEQQQAFSDSTIVFNNLEYCTEYEFRIKGGCVRFKEVYSPVQSVWTDGCCQSPDRLSMKFSGDDFVLVNLRHSGISNRIAYVIRKRFDLHFDTVYMNHTNGQEILINGLLPCQQYECNFFSFCDPEWSAMSEPLIIQTNGCGQCTDISYCKRNRPQSNFEWIESISVDNVEFKTGNNLGYGNYTGSSYQWVLDKWQAHSIKIVPGFANDSSLMHMVAWLDQNQNGIFETQENLIPAGSKSNQTASFNFNIPAEAKDGYTRLRIMLKYAENNIEEPGPCSQGLEFGEYEDYCILITNGSCGPLAKAALAGTTKNTAVIDFQKINGNDLVYYQFRKLYEPGWQHSNTRGDMVFLSGLDSCSDYEIRLGVLCNLNFTQQISLRFKTTGSTCLTSTINPVDPSSLPMIYPNPFQNHFVVELGSEDLSPDFEMFNLVGIRIPVKATPLGEHKWRIDMEPLNGVCLLRINLPGKVPILRKLLHSKN; the protein is encoded by the coding sequence ATGACAGGTTTTCGAACTCTAGTTTTCATTTTTCTTTCATGTATAGCTTTTATTCTACCCCTGCATTTGTCTGCCCAGGCTTTGACCCACAGACAAGGTGAACTCATCGTAAAACTCAACTCAGGCTCTAATCCAAGACTTTTTCTCAGGAATAGATTAAAAGCCCGATCCAGCAACGGTGAGTTAAGGTTAAAGAAGGTTTTATCAGAAGATTGGAATATCCTTTTACTGGAATTTGATTTTACCTTATTCAGGCCTGAGGACATCATAGCTGAGTTGTCTAAGGATCCTGAAGTTTTGGCCGTTCAGAAAAACAAATTATTGCAACTTAGAAAATCACCCAACGATACCTATTTTTTCAGACAATGGCATCATTTGAATACCGGATCAGAGGGGGGACTTCCGGGAGTTGATTTTGACTCTGATTTGGCATGGGATCTGAATACAGGCGGGCTCACAGAACTCGGCGATACCATTGTGCTTTGTATCATAGACGATGGTTTGGACATTGCTCATTATGACATTAAGGGAAATCTATGGAGAAACTATCAAGAGATACCGGACAATAAATTGGATGATGACCAGAACGGCTATGTAGACGATTATTATGGCTGGAACAGTTATAAGGATGGAGGAAATTTTGACCCCGGATTTCATGGGACTCCGGTTTGCGGAATTGCTGCTGCCACCGGAAATAATAATTTGGGCGTATGCGGTATTAATTGGAAAGTAAAGCTCATGTTTGTAGCAGGCGGAGGTGATGAGGCAAATGCCATCCTGTCCTACACTTATCCATGGAAAGCCAGAAAGGCCTACAATCAAAGCAATGGAAAGCAAGGTGCTTTTGTAGTCGCTACCAACTCATCCTGGGGATCTGATTATGGCATGCCGGAGGAAGCGCCAATTTGGTGTGCAGTTTATGATTCATTGGGAGCTGAAGGCATTCTCAATGCCGCATCCACCACCAATCTGGATTTAAATGTAGACGAAGATGGAGATCTGCCCACTACCTGTGAAAGTGATTATTTGATCACGGTAACCAGCATGGATTGGTTTGATCAAAAAGATCCTACAGCAGGATATGGAAATAAGTCAATTGATTTGGGTGCTTATGGTGAAAATGTATATACCATCAGCCCATCGAATGGTCTGAGGAGTTTTTCAGGTACCAGTGCGGCTGCCCCGCAGGTAGCCGGCGCGATTGCATTGTTGTACAGTATTCCCTGCAACAACCTGGCACAACTGGCTCGATCAAATCCTGGAACTGCTGCCTTATCTGTCAAATCGCTCATCTTATCCAATTGTAAAAAGATAGCTTCGCTGCAGGCCATTACGGTGAGCGGAGGTGTATTAAATTTAGGTTCTGCCGCCAATGCCGTTCAACCATTTGAATTGCACAGTGAGCTTAACAAAATTGAATTTCGAAGATCTGTACCACTCGGGCTGTTGCCGGTAAGTATTGAACTTAGAAAAAAGGGCGCCACAAATTGGGAACAACAGCAAGCATTTTCAGACAGTACCATTGTGTTTAATAACCTGGAATATTGTACCGAATATGAATTTAGAATAAAAGGAGGTTGTGTTCGCTTCAAGGAAGTTTATTCACCTGTTCAATCCGTTTGGACAGACGGTTGCTGTCAATCACCGGATCGGTTGTCCATGAAATTCTCCGGAGATGATTTTGTTCTGGTGAATTTGCGGCATTCAGGCATCAGCAACAGGATTGCATACGTAATTCGAAAACGTTTTGATCTCCATTTTGATACCGTTTATATGAATCATACCAATGGTCAAGAAATTCTAATAAATGGATTACTGCCATGTCAACAATATGAATGCAATTTCTTTAGTTTTTGTGATCCGGAATGGTCTGCAATGAGTGAACCATTAATCATACAAACCAATGGATGTGGGCAGTGTACCGACATTTCTTACTGTAAACGCAACAGGCCCCAATCCAATTTTGAATGGATTGAATCCATTTCTGTTGACAATGTTGAATTTAAAACCGGAAATAACCTTGGGTACGGAAACTATACCGGGTCATCCTATCAATGGGTGTTGGATAAATGGCAAGCGCACAGTATAAAAATCGTCCCTGGATTTGCCAATGACAGCAGCTTGATGCACATGGTGGCCTGGCTGGATCAAAATCAAAATGGAATTTTTGAAACGCAGGAAAATCTTATTCCGGCAGGTTCTAAAAGTAATCAAACAGCATCGTTTAATTTCAATATTCCGGCAGAGGCGAAAGATGGTTACACCAGATTAAGGATCATGCTCAAATATGCGGAAAATAACATCGAAGAGCCCGGTCCTTGCAGTCAAGGACTTGAGTTTGGAGAATATGAAGATTACTGCATTCTTATTACAAATGGATCCTGTGGCCCGCTTGCAAAAGCTGCATTAGCCGGAACTACCAAAAATACGGCAGTCATCGATTTTCAAAAAATCAATGGTAATGATCTGGTGTATTATCAATTCCGGAAATTATATGAACCCGGATGGCAACATTCCAACACTAGGGGAGACATGGTTTTTTTATCAGGATTGGACTCTTGCAGTGATTACGAGATTCGTTTGGGTGTATTGTGTAATCTTAATTTTACACAACAAATTTCCTTAAGATTTAAAACCACCGGATCAACTTGCCTGACCAGTACGATAAATCCGGTAGATCCTTCCAGTTTGCCCATGATTTATCCAAATCCATTTCAAAATCACTTTGTAGTAGAATTAGGTTCTGAGGACCTTTCCCCGGATTTTGAAATGTTCAACCTTGTGGGTATAAGAATTCCAGTCAAAGCAACTCCATTAGGTGAACATAAATGGAGAATTGACATGGAACCACTCAATGGCGTCTGTCTTTTGAGAATTAATCTTCCCGGGAAAGTTCCAATATTAAGGAAGCTGTTGCATTCAAAGAATTAG
- the gldF gene encoding gliding motility-associated ABC transporter permease subunit GldF: MWTIFTKEISGFFSLLIGYVVIGIFILIMGLMMWVFPDYSILYFNYASLDQLFIMAPIIFMFMIPAITMRSFSEEIQNGTLEILITKPITEAQIVLGKFFACLSLTAIALLPTLFYFYAVYQLGAPVGNIDTGAVMGSYIGLLFLAAACTSIGLFSSAISRNQIIAFLLAICLIFIFYYGFYFFSKLPIFFGKTDDIIQRIGMDFHYNSISRGSLDSRDIIYFFSLIGFFIWLNISWLKNRFF, from the coding sequence ATGTGGACGATTTTTACAAAAGAAATTTCCGGTTTTTTCAGTCTGCTCATAGGTTATGTTGTAATTGGTATATTCATTCTGATCATGGGATTAATGATGTGGGTGTTCCCGGATTACAGTATATTATATTTTAACTATGCTTCCCTGGACCAATTGTTTATCATGGCACCCATCATCTTTATGTTTATGATTCCTGCCATCACCATGAGATCTTTTTCTGAAGAAATTCAAAACGGAACCTTAGAAATACTCATCACAAAACCAATCACCGAAGCTCAGATTGTCTTAGGTAAATTTTTTGCATGTCTGAGTCTGACCGCAATTGCCCTATTACCTACCCTATTCTACTTCTATGCAGTTTACCAATTAGGGGCTCCGGTTGGGAATATCGATACGGGCGCTGTAATGGGTTCTTACATTGGATTACTTTTTTTGGCAGCTGCCTGTACTTCAATTGGCTTATTCAGTTCAGCCATTTCTAGAAATCAGATCATTGCTTTCTTGTTGGCGATTTGTTTGATTTTCATTTTTTACTATGGGTTTTACTTTTTTAGTAAACTCCCGATTTTTTTTGGAAAAACAGATGACATCATCCAACGAATCGGGATGGATTTTCATTACAACTCCATAAGCAGAGGAAGCCTCGACAGCAGAGACATCATATATTTCTTCAGCTTAATCGGTTTCTTTATTTGGCTTAACATCAGTTGGTTAAAAAATAGATTTTTCTAA
- a CDS encoding DUF3098 domain-containing protein, whose product MGESKSKKAPIKSETAYTADTQKVLSSLKRKDSMSYGKAHIQIVLIGLGLIALGLLLMSGGWMPSPDVWDESIIYSTRRTVIAPIFIIAGLAMQVYAIFKD is encoded by the coding sequence ATGGGAGAATCAAAATCTAAAAAAGCACCCATAAAATCTGAAACTGCTTACACTGCGGATACCCAAAAAGTTCTTTCTTCTCTAAAAAGAAAGGACTCAATGTCCTATGGTAAAGCCCATATCCAGATTGTCTTAATTGGGTTGGGTCTGATAGCCTTAGGTCTGTTACTCATGTCCGGAGGATGGATGCCATCTCCCGACGTGTGGGACGAAAGCATCATTTATTCAACCAGAAGGACCGTTATTGCGCCAATTTTTATCATTGCAGGACTTGCCATGCAGGTTTATGCAATATTTAAAGACTAA
- the gldA gene encoding gliding motility-associated ABC transporter ATP-binding subunit GldA — MSIQVENLVKIYGSQRALNGISFTAGKGQILGFLGPNGAGKTTTMKILTGFLFPTSGKASVCGFDLSESPLEAKRKIGYLPEHNPLYKDMYIREYLLTFAKISQIQNPKKRVEELIELTGLTKEQNKLIGSLSKGYRQRVGLSQALLHDPEVLILDEPTSGLDPNQIQDIRDLIRNFGKEKTLIFSTHIMQEVKALCDRVIIINNGSIVADDPIDMLQEKLSDRQIVHVEFNKDLPIDLLKNIPGVQSVRTNGKARFTVYSSNQKDLREMLFNFSVQNNYIIYEMNKDKNSVEEVFSLLTKSSPKD; from the coding sequence ATGTCCATTCAAGTCGAGAATCTTGTAAAAATTTATGGCAGCCAACGGGCTTTGAATGGCATTAGTTTTACCGCAGGTAAAGGCCAGATTTTGGGATTCCTGGGACCGAACGGTGCCGGCAAAACCACCACCATGAAAATCCTTACCGGTTTTCTTTTCCCGACTTCCGGAAAAGCATCTGTTTGCGGATTTGATCTCTCAGAATCACCTCTTGAAGCCAAAAGAAAAATTGGATACCTACCTGAGCACAACCCTTTATACAAGGACATGTACATCAGGGAATACCTCCTGACTTTTGCAAAAATCAGTCAGATTCAAAATCCGAAAAAGCGCGTTGAGGAACTTATCGAATTGACAGGCCTCACCAAAGAACAAAATAAATTGATTGGTTCCTTATCTAAAGGATACCGCCAAAGAGTTGGACTAAGTCAAGCCTTGTTACATGACCCGGAAGTTTTAATACTGGATGAACCAACCAGTGGACTTGACCCTAATCAAATCCAGGACATCCGGGACCTCATACGGAATTTTGGTAAAGAAAAAACCCTGATTTTTTCGACGCACATCATGCAAGAGGTGAAAGCATTGTGTGATCGGGTGATCATCATCAACAATGGTTCAATTGTCGCAGACGATCCCATTGATATGTTGCAGGAAAAATTATCGGACCGCCAAATTGTACATGTAGAATTTAATAAAGACCTGCCCATTGATTTATTAAAAAACATTCCGGGCGTTCAATCGGTAAGAACCAATGGCAAGGCCCGATTCACCGTTTATTCAAGCAACCAAAAAGATTTACGCGAAATGTTATTCAATTTTAGCGTTCAGAACAATTACATCATTTACGAAATGAATAAAGATAAAAACAGTGTGGAAGAGGTATTCAGCTTACTGACCAAGTCATCTCCAAAGGATTAA
- the truB gene encoding tRNA pseudouridine(55) synthase TruB, protein MTSFFVVDRIKRAIWRSSKQKIKIGHAGTLDPLASGLLILCTGKMTKKIDDYQAREKHYTGHFTLGASTPSYDLETEVIPFEDPGHISLENIESCRKSFLGYQELIPPVHSAVKVGGKRAYTLARKGEEVLLAAKPIYISEMELSTDHFPQIGFSIRCTKGTYIRSIAHEFGLRLGNAAFLSALVRQNIGEYSLEDAWELDELIKILNPFNAPLVP, encoded by the coding sequence ATGACTTCTTTTTTTGTGGTGGACCGTATCAAAAGAGCCATTTGGAGATCTTCCAAACAAAAAATAAAGATTGGGCATGCCGGAACACTGGATCCTCTTGCCTCCGGTTTGTTGATTTTATGCACCGGAAAGATGACCAAAAAAATAGATGATTATCAGGCCAGGGAAAAGCATTATACAGGTCATTTTACCTTGGGAGCTTCTACGCCAAGTTATGATCTGGAAACTGAGGTGATTCCATTCGAAGATCCAGGCCATATTAGTCTTGAAAATATAGAGAGCTGCAGGAAATCATTTCTGGGCTACCAGGAACTAATACCCCCCGTACACTCCGCAGTTAAAGTTGGGGGTAAAAGGGCTTACACGCTGGCTCGTAAAGGGGAAGAGGTGTTACTGGCTGCCAAGCCCATCTACATCTCTGAAATGGAATTAAGCACCGACCATTTTCCACAGATTGGTTTCAGCATCAGATGTACCAAAGGAACCTACATTCGCTCGATTGCACATGAATTTGGGCTTAGATTGGGAAATGCCGCCTTTCTATCGGCTCTTGTAAGACAAAACATTGGTGAATACTCGTTGGAGGATGCGTGGGAACTTGACGAACTGATAAAAATTCTTAATCCCTTTAATGCACCTTTGGTACCCTGA
- a CDS encoding cytochrome-c peroxidase, producing MESAKLQSARDLKKLLINLAPTKNLDFYILPDSEDFKLIPQDSSNPITSAKVELGKFLFFDPAISFNPKCSAAARTFSCATCHFAEAGFQAGIIQSIAGGGRGFGFTRHKHPLCDSSEMDVQMIRTPSIVNCAYQEVQLWSGKFGATGPNGGTDSLWPKGSFTELNRLGMQGVETQARIALEAHGMRMSPELVTKTIYQALFDSAFTGVDPNLKYRRISMAKAIAAYERVVLTNKAPFQRWLRGDSSALNETQIKGAYLFFGQAKCYSCHSGPALNSMKFYALGMNDFDVNSVILKDSSDDHRLGRGGFTKKEADMFCFKVPQLYNLKDAGFLGHGGSFCSVEEIIRYKNKAIPENQKVPKQNLAAQFVPLMLQEEDIMALTDFIENGLHDPDLKRYEPKSVPSGFCFPNADKLSKLQLGCQ from the coding sequence GTGGAATCAGCCAAATTGCAAAGTGCCCGGGATCTAAAAAAATTATTGATAAATCTGGCACCAACCAAAAACCTGGATTTTTATATCCTGCCCGATTCAGAAGATTTCAAACTCATCCCCCAAGACAGTTCCAATCCCATTACATCTGCGAAAGTGGAACTTGGAAAATTCCTTTTCTTTGATCCGGCCATCTCATTTAATCCTAAGTGCTCGGCAGCTGCGAGAACATTTTCCTGCGCCACCTGTCATTTTGCGGAGGCGGGTTTTCAAGCCGGCATCATTCAAAGCATAGCAGGTGGTGGCCGGGGATTTGGTTTTACCAGACACAAACATCCACTTTGTGATTCTTCGGAGATGGATGTACAAATGATTCGCACACCCAGCATCGTCAACTGTGCCTATCAGGAAGTTCAACTCTGGAGCGGAAAGTTCGGTGCTACCGGCCCAAATGGAGGGACCGATAGTTTATGGCCCAAAGGAAGTTTTACTGAACTCAACCGGCTGGGTATGCAAGGGGTTGAAACACAGGCTCGCATTGCTCTTGAAGCACATGGCATGCGCATGAGTCCTGAGTTGGTTACCAAAACTATTTACCAGGCTTTATTTGACAGCGCTTTTACAGGTGTAGACCCAAATCTCAAATACCGGCGAATAAGCATGGCTAAGGCCATTGCTGCTTACGAGAGGGTTGTCCTCACCAATAAAGCCCCTTTTCAACGATGGCTCAGAGGAGACAGCTCAGCCCTAAATGAGACCCAGATTAAAGGGGCTTATCTGTTTTTTGGTCAAGCAAAATGTTATTCTTGTCATTCGGGACCGGCCTTGAATTCTATGAAATTTTATGCATTGGGCATGAACGATTTTGATGTTAATTCGGTAATTTTAAAGGACAGTTCTGATGACCATCGTTTAGGAAGAGGGGGTTTTACCAAAAAAGAAGCAGACATGTTTTGTTTTAAAGTCCCTCAATTATACAATCTTAAAGATGCCGGATTCTTAGGACATGGTGGGAGCTTCTGCTCAGTCGAGGAAATCATCAGATATAAAAACAAAGCGATTCCTGAAAACCAGAAGGTTCCAAAACAAAACCTTGCTGCTCAATTTGTCCCTTTAATGCTTCAAGAAGAAGATATTATGGCGTTGACGGATTTTATTGAAAATGGACTGCATGACCCTGATCTCAAAAGATATGAACCCAAATCTGTACCTTCGGGTTTCTGTTTTCCCAATGCCGACAAACTCAGTAAACTTCAGCTGGGCTGTCAATAA